A genomic region of Oceaniferula marina contains the following coding sequences:
- a CDS encoding sialidase family protein yields MKTLIPFYVVIGTLLPVGVLPSQAKEHEPEKPLRGVEDVFLAGITQLEEVPDSKTRYGQFREPGVIVTKSGRLVVITQARDHSKWPDRSGQDLAIRWSDNLGKDWSKAHRIAEHGNHSICPQSVVYDRQKDVLHVLYNVHHWDFSVGRSGYKELKKAGKVVKDNCKQYHIQSGDGGETWTEPRDISAMMQSNQTVVVFGSGRGIQLQHGPHQGRLVISGGTRYPKWGNNAFYSDDHGKTWKVSERVPKPDGEKIGARNEAKIAELPDGKLVMHCRSMPSRVRAYSKDGGATWSPYQWDRGVAMASCNGALISHRDPESGKHYLVAAGPAGPGRMNGMVWISEDGGQTWPYRKLLIPRSIAYASMASLPDGSIAMVYESEVYLHGSYKHLRMLKFKVSDVLGHSDPMPKDRFDPNEGTYTNP; encoded by the coding sequence ATGAAGACATTGATACCTTTTTACGTAGTAATCGGCACGCTTTTGCCTGTGGGAGTATTACCTTCCCAAGCCAAGGAGCATGAGCCGGAAAAACCGCTCCGGGGAGTGGAAGATGTGTTTCTCGCTGGAATTACACAACTTGAAGAAGTTCCAGATTCAAAGACACGATACGGTCAATTTCGTGAACCCGGGGTGATTGTGACCAAATCAGGTCGGCTGGTCGTGATCACTCAGGCTAGAGATCATTCAAAATGGCCGGACCGTTCAGGTCAGGATTTGGCGATTCGGTGGTCGGATAACCTTGGCAAGGATTGGAGTAAAGCCCATAGGATCGCGGAACATGGAAATCATTCCATTTGTCCGCAGAGTGTGGTTTATGACCGGCAGAAAGATGTGTTGCATGTCCTATATAACGTTCACCACTGGGATTTTTCCGTTGGTAGATCCGGATACAAGGAACTCAAGAAAGCCGGGAAGGTCGTTAAGGATAATTGCAAGCAGTACCATATTCAGAGCGGCGACGGTGGTGAGACTTGGACTGAGCCCCGCGATATTTCGGCAATGATGCAGTCGAACCAGACTGTGGTCGTTTTTGGTTCGGGTAGGGGGATTCAATTACAACATGGTCCCCATCAAGGACGACTGGTGATTTCAGGAGGGACTCGATATCCCAAGTGGGGAAATAACGCTTTTTACTCCGACGATCATGGTAAAACCTGGAAGGTGAGCGAGCGGGTTCCGAAACCTGACGGGGAAAAAATTGGTGCCAGAAACGAAGCCAAAATAGCAGAGCTCCCCGATGGTAAGCTGGTCATGCATTGCCGTTCCATGCCGAGCAGGGTGCGGGCGTATTCGAAAGACGGGGGCGCGACATGGTCTCCTTACCAATGGGACCGAGGAGTTGCCATGGCGAGTTGCAATGGCGCGTTGATCAGCCACAGGGACCCTGAATCTGGCAAGCATTATTTAGTGGCGGCTGGACCAGCAGGACCCGGACGTATGAATGGAATGGTTTGGATCAGCGAGGATGGAGGCCAGACCTGGCCATACCGGAAGCTGCTCATTCCCAGGTCGATAGCCTATGCCAGTATGGCATCATTGCCGGATGGTAGCATTGCGATGGTGTATGAGTCGGAAGTCTATTTGCACGGCAGCTACAAACACCTCCGGATGTTGAAGTTCAAGGTGTCGGATGTATTGGGGCATTCGGACCCGATGCCTAAGGATCGGTTTGACCCCAACGAGGGGACATACACGAACCCTTGA
- a CDS encoding SGNH/GDSL hydrolase family protein, whose protein sequence is MTFNCLSKNRFISRAAIFFFAVSLCLNAQEGIITPGKPKRGNRHPAFAKVVDDPSLPRVLIIGDSISIGYTAPVRAQLEGEANVHRIRANAGNSGRAIGKLDHWLDPKNGAWDVIHFNFGLWDLCYRSPQSKNQGNRDKVHGKLTHDIPTYSKNLETIVKRLKQTGATLIFAMTTPVPKGEAGRKLGDDLLYNEAARKVMQKHGVIINDLYALAAPSMKQWGKAPGDVHFKPQGYVALGKQTAEVIRRTLPKKTK, encoded by the coding sequence ATGACTTTTAACTGCCTATCTAAAAACCGCTTCATCAGCAGGGCTGCTATTTTCTTTTTTGCTGTATCATTGTGTCTGAACGCCCAGGAAGGAATCATTACTCCGGGTAAACCCAAAAGAGGAAACCGCCACCCCGCATTTGCCAAGGTGGTGGATGACCCAAGCCTGCCGCGCGTTCTTATCATTGGTGATTCCATTTCGATTGGATACACGGCGCCCGTTCGCGCACAACTCGAGGGTGAGGCAAATGTACACCGGATCCGAGCCAATGCTGGTAACTCCGGTCGAGCCATTGGGAAATTGGATCATTGGCTCGATCCGAAAAACGGGGCTTGGGATGTGATTCATTTTAACTTTGGCTTGTGGGACTTGTGCTACCGGAGCCCTCAATCCAAAAACCAAGGGAACCGTGACAAGGTTCATGGCAAACTAACCCATGATATCCCAACCTATAGCAAGAATTTGGAGACCATTGTCAAGCGTTTGAAACAAACCGGTGCGACGTTGATTTTTGCCATGACCACCCCCGTGCCCAAGGGGGAGGCTGGTCGCAAGCTTGGTGATGATCTCCTCTACAATGAGGCAGCTCGAAAGGTGATGCAAAAGCATGGTGTGATCATCAATGACCTTTATGCTTTGGCGGCTCCATCGATGAAGCAGTGGGGCAAGGCTCCGGGTGATGTTCATTTCAAACCTCAAGGGTATGTGGCGCTCGGAAAACAAACTGCGGAGGTGATTCGTCGAACTCTCCCGAAAAAAACAAAGTAG
- a CDS encoding sulfatase, producing MMKSKISISLFLGLAVMPFSVLAEGQTQPTSPRPNILFIACDDMNDWVGFLNGHPDTITPHMDRLAKRGIVFERAYCASPICGPSRASVLTGLKPETSGVYNNKGTYVDYVPDAVTLPKFFKNNGYLVMGAGKINHAMGCVVPDNYHEFGPDAGAIGGPFTWEELNMNPGKKVERKDIAGISDELQSGIVKNVYPGKEIDRGSLKHTLPLNGIDNRTDRPANGYNTFDWGPVTVEDDEMPDGKMASWAKKKLEANYTVPFFMAVGFYRPHQPWYAPQKYFKPFEGKQLALPPTLARDLEDCGEAARQYAHYPWSGSFATVQKYNQWQDAIRGYLASIHFVDAQVGRLLDALDASPYADNTIIVLWSDHGWELGEKEHWGKHSPWEGSMRVPMIIAPPKKMNIASGRSKGLASLLDLYPTLADLCGLSVPKELDGKSLKPVIEGASERVRDHIVTSLGRSTFCIRQGDRKLIRYYDGSEEYYDLEKDPNEFTNLITDAARMKEIEVLRQLAPEDQRYLRLIRYGQYKAVVDKHGKMELFDMLHPKSGIGEHTEVSKSKPEMVNKIKSYLKQYTGNERYLTIPETHSKSE from the coding sequence ATGATGAAATCAAAGATATCCATTAGCTTGTTCCTTGGATTGGCTGTCATGCCTTTTTCGGTGTTGGCTGAGGGTCAGACACAGCCAACATCCCCCCGTCCCAATATCTTGTTCATTGCCTGTGATGACATGAATGATTGGGTGGGGTTTCTGAACGGGCATCCTGATACCATCACTCCTCACATGGATCGCCTGGCCAAGCGGGGCATCGTGTTTGAGCGTGCCTATTGTGCTTCTCCGATTTGTGGGCCCTCGCGGGCGTCTGTCTTGACTGGTCTCAAACCTGAAACATCCGGAGTCTACAACAACAAGGGGACATATGTCGATTATGTGCCTGATGCGGTCACTTTACCGAAATTCTTTAAGAACAACGGGTATCTCGTGATGGGGGCCGGCAAGATCAACCACGCCATGGGTTGTGTGGTGCCGGATAACTACCATGAATTTGGACCGGATGCAGGCGCTATTGGGGGACCCTTCACCTGGGAGGAACTCAATATGAATCCCGGAAAAAAAGTGGAGCGTAAAGATATTGCCGGAATTTCTGATGAATTGCAGAGCGGGATTGTAAAGAATGTTTACCCTGGCAAGGAAATCGATCGCGGAAGCCTCAAGCATACATTGCCACTCAATGGAATTGATAATCGAACCGATCGCCCGGCGAATGGCTACAATACTTTTGACTGGGGGCCGGTTACGGTTGAGGACGATGAAATGCCTGACGGGAAAATGGCATCCTGGGCGAAGAAAAAACTGGAAGCAAATTACACGGTCCCTTTTTTCATGGCCGTCGGCTTTTATCGACCACACCAACCATGGTACGCACCGCAGAAGTATTTCAAGCCATTTGAAGGCAAGCAACTTGCCCTACCTCCCACGCTGGCCAGGGATCTTGAGGATTGTGGTGAAGCTGCAAGGCAATACGCACACTATCCGTGGTCCGGGTCGTTTGCAACGGTACAGAAATACAATCAGTGGCAGGATGCCATCAGAGGGTACTTGGCTTCGATCCACTTTGTGGATGCCCAGGTAGGGAGACTATTGGATGCCTTGGATGCGTCACCTTATGCTGACAATACAATTATTGTCCTCTGGTCTGATCATGGATGGGAACTTGGCGAGAAAGAGCACTGGGGGAAACATAGCCCATGGGAGGGTTCCATGCGTGTTCCCATGATCATTGCTCCTCCGAAAAAGATGAATATTGCCTCAGGTAGAAGCAAGGGACTGGCCTCTCTTTTGGATCTCTATCCTACTTTAGCCGACCTTTGCGGGCTGTCTGTTCCCAAGGAACTGGACGGGAAGTCACTTAAGCCCGTCATTGAGGGAGCCTCAGAGCGTGTGCGCGATCACATTGTCACATCCCTTGGGCGTTCAACATTTTGCATTCGGCAGGGAGATCGTAAGCTGATCCGATACTATGACGGTTCCGAGGAATACTATGACCTGGAGAAGGATCCGAATGAGTTCACCAATTTGATTACAGACGCCGCGCGAATGAAAGAAATTGAAGTGCTGCGCCAACTTGCTCCAGAGGATCAACGCTACCTTCGATTGATTCGATATGGGCAATACAAAGCGGTTGTCGATAAACATGGAAAGATGGAGTTATTCGATATGCTTCATCCTAAAAGTGGAATTGGTGAGCATACGGAAGTATCCAAATCCAAACCCGAGATGGTTAATAAGATCAAAAGCTATCTCAAGCAATATACTGGGAACGAACGTTATCTGACCATCCCTGAAACCCATTCGAAAAGCGAATGA
- a CDS encoding sialidase family protein, translating to MKIFATALMCLVPLVVGAQEKKSKPTWKDYRAARDGMPYTRLAEGVEGQMIMKAGTMISDYNIQGTFQPSFTVAANGDYLVFTQGRIDSDADKAPKVLLMVRSRDGGKTWSPPTIIAKPKGSFFCVNSFTDSKTGQIHVLFKNNKAWQITSHDNGNTWSDWDSKDVSKGFGIGSEIWNQKRVNSNIFLGQAIKLANGEKNGRIVLGGIHKYNKVDKCPVAVWSDDQGVTWQHGEGVPDFTSHRGMSEPAVVELSDGRLMIITRDGERIKRRYSISQDFGQSWGPILKAEDLPAPGCFGSVCSATVEIDGKKQHVLLFASPANKKRRDGRVYYSLDDGKHWKNKALDKGLFSYSTITHVPETNADGSFVVCYTKGWHGSRGIYFVKLKLDWLFADEPKAPGPPDQASEIQLR from the coding sequence ATGAAGATATTTGCGACTGCATTGATGTGTTTGGTTCCTCTTGTTGTTGGTGCCCAAGAGAAGAAGTCGAAGCCGACATGGAAGGATTACCGAGCTGCTCGTGATGGTATGCCCTATACCCGTCTTGCCGAAGGGGTGGAGGGGCAGATGATCATGAAGGCTGGCACGATGATCTCGGATTACAATATCCAGGGGACATTTCAGCCGAGTTTTACAGTTGCTGCGAATGGTGACTACCTGGTTTTTACCCAGGGGCGTATTGACTCGGATGCGGATAAAGCCCCCAAGGTGCTGTTGATGGTTCGAAGCCGTGATGGTGGGAAAACCTGGAGTCCACCTACGATTATAGCCAAGCCCAAAGGGTCGTTTTTCTGTGTCAATAGTTTTACGGATTCCAAGACCGGGCAAATTCATGTGCTGTTCAAGAATAACAAGGCGTGGCAGATTACGAGTCACGACAACGGGAATACCTGGTCGGACTGGGATTCAAAGGATGTGAGTAAAGGTTTTGGTATCGGGTCGGAAATCTGGAACCAGAAACGGGTGAACAGTAATATCTTTCTTGGGCAGGCGATCAAACTTGCGAACGGTGAGAAGAATGGTCGCATTGTGTTAGGTGGTATTCATAAATACAATAAAGTGGATAAATGCCCGGTTGCCGTCTGGAGTGATGACCAAGGGGTGACATGGCAACATGGAGAGGGTGTTCCTGATTTTACAAGTCATCGAGGGATGAGTGAACCTGCGGTGGTAGAGCTAAGTGACGGGCGCTTGATGATCATCACTCGTGATGGGGAGCGCATAAAACGGCGTTATAGCATCAGTCAGGATTTTGGACAGAGCTGGGGGCCTATTCTCAAAGCCGAGGATCTTCCGGCTCCAGGGTGTTTCGGTAGTGTTTGTTCTGCTACGGTGGAGATTGATGGGAAAAAACAGCATGTTCTTTTGTTCGCATCACCTGCGAACAAGAAACGCAGGGATGGAAGAGTTTATTATAGCCTGGATGATGGTAAGCATTGGAAAAACAAGGCACTCGATAAAGGCTTGTTTTCTTATTCTACGATTACACATGTGCCAGAAACGAATGCAGACGGATCGTTTGTTGTTTGCTACACAAAAGGCTGGCATGGATCCCGTGGAATCTATTTCGTAAAGCTCAAACTCGACTGGCTGTTCGCCGATGAACCGAAAGCACCTGGTCCTCCAGACCAAGCATCCGAAATTCAACTACGATGA
- a CDS encoding sialidase family protein translates to MMKMNRKSIFLISAVGALLSGAQASETTSIELEKTLFVRGKLEVMEPGGEGKKKIVKEHKDQWGVKRYRIPHLTLTPSGELVVAIVGRCSVGGDHGKSTTFFAVSKDEGKSWNYIRHNTDYENKESRPKTDFPLTERTQETQVVWYPAMKKYVATYLTKNAAWFTTSKDLKVWTAPTKVRFQGDENCKFWPSPASLQVDQDGSLMFAITGDETIDGNKQRFARILWTKDLKTFESSPSMPCKGNETAVCPVGDGKYFVTTRISPKRLNMTYDRKSQKWSKPVPFPQPAHWRCEVDVINAKGVLYMTTPTKGRSRGTLYRSHDKGSTWGKVALLTEGAFAYSSLVLLNDSTLGIVAERENGDIVFQKVSIKK, encoded by the coding sequence ATGATGAAAATGAATCGAAAATCTATTTTTCTGATCAGCGCCGTAGGCGCTCTTCTGTCAGGAGCTCAGGCCTCCGAAACGACCTCCATAGAACTGGAAAAGACCCTTTTTGTTCGAGGAAAGCTGGAAGTGATGGAACCCGGGGGAGAGGGAAAAAAGAAAATTGTAAAAGAGCACAAAGATCAGTGGGGCGTAAAGCGATACCGGATTCCACATCTGACCTTGACTCCATCAGGTGAGTTAGTGGTGGCAATTGTTGGTCGGTGTAGTGTTGGGGGCGACCATGGTAAAAGTACCACATTTTTTGCTGTTTCAAAAGATGAAGGGAAGTCGTGGAACTATATTCGTCATAACACAGATTACGAGAATAAGGAGAGCCGGCCCAAAACCGATTTCCCTCTCACCGAGAGAACTCAAGAAACGCAAGTCGTTTGGTACCCTGCAATGAAAAAATATGTGGCGACTTACCTCACTAAAAATGCTGCATGGTTTACCACGTCCAAAGACTTAAAAGTGTGGACGGCTCCTACAAAGGTGCGCTTCCAAGGTGATGAGAACTGTAAGTTTTGGCCATCACCAGCATCCCTGCAAGTCGATCAGGATGGATCATTGATGTTTGCCATCACGGGAGATGAAACGATTGATGGCAACAAACAACGCTTTGCCCGTATTTTGTGGACGAAGGATTTAAAGACCTTTGAGAGCTCACCATCCATGCCTTGTAAAGGTAATGAGACAGCGGTGTGTCCTGTGGGTGATGGAAAATATTTTGTGACGACTCGAATTTCACCGAAGCGCCTGAATATGACTTATGACCGAAAGTCTCAAAAATGGTCGAAGCCCGTGCCTTTTCCTCAACCTGCGCATTGGCGTTGTGAGGTGGATGTGATTAACGCTAAAGGCGTTTTGTATATGACCACACCTACCAAGGGGCGATCACGTGGGACTTTGTATCGCAGTCATGACAAGGGAAGCACTTGGGGGAAAGTGGCTCTACTCACTGAGGGGGCATTTGCTTACAGCTCACTGGTGTTATTGAACGACAGCACACTCGGGATCGTGGCCGAGCGTGAAAACGGCGATATTGTCTTTCAGAAAGTGAGTATAAAAAAATAA
- a CDS encoding zinc-binding dehydrogenase, producing MKTQAAVAFEPGKPLEVLDIDIEGPKDGEVLVEMEACGICHTDAHSASGAEPWRKFPFVPGHEGCGIVREIGKGVTLLKPGDKVIPLYKSECGHCEPCTTGKSNNCDTIMPTQKLGVLMDGTSRFSYQGKEILHFMGCSAFSQWSVAPEISFAKIAPDAPSDEICLLGCAVTTGLGAVWKTAQVKPGSTVAVFGLGGIGLAAIQGAKIAGAKRIIAVDLNSGKFDLAKQFGATDVINPTQESTPAAEIITEMTQGGCDYTFEAAGAIPAMQSAIDASHPLWGTCCLLGNTPNEARISIHPTAVLGGRKILGCTFGGIQGRSELPAYVDKAITGELDLKPMVTHRLSLADINHGVDLMHAGKSIRSVITF from the coding sequence ATGAAAACCCAAGCCGCAGTCGCTTTTGAACCAGGCAAGCCCCTCGAAGTCTTAGACATTGATATCGAAGGTCCAAAAGACGGTGAAGTTCTAGTCGAAATGGAAGCCTGTGGAATTTGCCACACGGATGCCCATTCAGCATCTGGTGCCGAACCGTGGAGAAAGTTCCCCTTTGTTCCCGGCCATGAGGGCTGTGGTATTGTCCGCGAAATAGGCAAAGGGGTTACTCTGTTAAAACCAGGTGACAAAGTCATCCCACTCTACAAGAGCGAGTGTGGTCACTGTGAGCCGTGCACCACGGGAAAATCCAATAACTGTGACACCATCATGCCGACCCAAAAACTTGGCGTGTTGATGGATGGGACATCCCGGTTTTCTTATCAGGGAAAAGAAATCCTCCACTTTATGGGCTGCTCTGCATTTTCTCAATGGTCAGTTGCCCCGGAAATCTCATTTGCAAAAATTGCTCCTGACGCACCGTCGGACGAAATTTGCCTCCTAGGCTGTGCGGTGACAACCGGTCTCGGGGCGGTATGGAAAACCGCACAGGTAAAACCCGGCAGCACGGTAGCCGTATTCGGTCTGGGAGGTATCGGTCTAGCAGCCATACAAGGAGCAAAAATCGCAGGTGCAAAACGTATCATTGCGGTGGATCTCAACTCTGGAAAATTTGATCTCGCCAAACAATTTGGAGCAACCGATGTCATCAACCCAACCCAAGAATCCACACCTGCCGCTGAAATAATCACGGAGATGACCCAAGGTGGATGTGATTACACCTTTGAAGCGGCTGGCGCCATTCCAGCCATGCAATCTGCCATTGATGCCTCCCATCCACTTTGGGGAACCTGCTGTTTATTAGGAAACACTCCGAATGAAGCCCGTATCTCGATTCATCCCACCGCTGTTCTCGGAGGCAGAAAAATACTTGGCTGCACCTTTGGAGGTATTCAAGGACGTTCTGAACTGCCCGCGTATGTTGACAAAGCCATCACGGGTGAGCTCGACCTTAAGCCGATGGTAACCCACCGGCTCTCTCTAGCTGACATCAACCATGGCGTCGATTTAATGCATGCAGGCAAGAGTATCCGAAGTGTGATTACGTTTTGA
- a CDS encoding creatininase family protein, translated as MSQPDLSRLRPRQIYQAMEKAPIAWIPLGAIEWHGWHAPVGLDALTSSGLCKLAANDLGGVALPPLHYGAYASISSHPWTILLDQEDCDILLRLLLKTLSRLEELGVKHAVILTGHFAAVQGEILNDLKEAWESEWRAMKLIILNPDSCPNLPIAPDHGGLFETSLLKSLEPEMIDLSELSDEIIEETNPAGPQRRDPSHPLYGIIGADPRGLTESHCKEIREHLLTWMIDEVNAARS; from the coding sequence ATGAGTCAACCTGATCTATCTCGCCTACGCCCCCGCCAAATTTATCAAGCCATGGAAAAGGCACCCATTGCATGGATACCTCTGGGTGCTATTGAATGGCATGGTTGGCACGCACCGGTTGGGCTTGATGCGCTCACGTCCAGCGGACTTTGCAAACTAGCAGCTAATGATCTGGGTGGCGTCGCTCTTCCACCTCTTCACTATGGAGCCTACGCATCCATCTCCAGTCATCCTTGGACCATCCTGCTTGATCAGGAAGACTGTGATATCCTCCTGCGCTTACTGCTTAAAACCTTATCGAGGCTTGAGGAATTAGGGGTGAAACACGCCGTCATTCTCACAGGACATTTTGCAGCGGTCCAAGGAGAAATTTTAAACGATTTGAAAGAAGCGTGGGAATCTGAATGGCGTGCCATGAAGCTCATCATTTTGAACCCAGACAGCTGCCCGAATCTGCCAATCGCACCCGATCACGGTGGTCTTTTTGAAACATCACTTCTCAAATCGCTTGAACCAGAAATGATTGATTTGAGCGAGCTCTCTGACGAGATCATCGAAGAAACAAACCCGGCAGGACCTCAACGACGAGATCCTTCTCACCCGCTTTACGGCATTATAGGAGCTGACCCACGAGGCCTTACGGAGAGCCATTGCAAGGAAATCCGAGAACACTTGCTAACTTGGATGATCGATGAGGTGAACGCAGCACGCTCATAG
- a CDS encoding phytanoyl-CoA dioxygenase family protein — MIHTTNPLFQVPQGVTFESGLIPKSRGYELDTSPEAFGFLNEFHGDPIQDVELCQRAYQQDGYLYIKGFWNRPEIVAIREQLTSRMQHHGFLASGTNPMDAIPHPDLLKGIDDKDKGSATLDGIVDEVPDIKNVLYEGKIMDFFSAFLGGPCLHYDQIWYRSMAPGFGTVAHCDLVYMSRGTHKLFTSWVPWSDIDMRTGGLMILENSLKHEEKLAPYLSRDVDDYCSNRPLPDGLDLEATTDNKVWGGWLSKNPVSLREKLGGRWLTSPKFEMGDLLTFSMKLVHGSLDNQSDHIRISSDTRYQLASDPADERWVGPAPRGHIGYHKRGRVC, encoded by the coding sequence ATGATTCATACGACTAACCCCCTATTCCAAGTCCCTCAAGGTGTTACCTTCGAATCTGGATTGATTCCGAAAAGCCGTGGTTATGAACTCGACACATCGCCTGAAGCATTTGGCTTTCTCAATGAATTCCATGGAGATCCCATTCAGGATGTCGAATTATGTCAACGTGCTTACCAACAAGACGGCTACCTCTATATTAAAGGTTTCTGGAACCGTCCTGAAATAGTGGCGATCCGTGAACAACTGACCTCTCGCATGCAGCACCACGGCTTTCTTGCCTCCGGCACCAACCCTATGGATGCCATCCCCCATCCAGACCTCCTCAAAGGTATCGATGACAAAGACAAGGGATCCGCCACCTTGGATGGCATTGTTGATGAAGTGCCAGACATCAAAAATGTTCTTTATGAAGGAAAGATCATGGACTTCTTTTCGGCATTCCTCGGAGGTCCCTGCCTGCACTATGATCAAATCTGGTACAGATCCATGGCTCCTGGTTTTGGGACCGTCGCACATTGTGACCTCGTTTACATGAGCCGAGGCACACACAAGCTCTTTACCTCCTGGGTTCCCTGGAGTGACATCGACATGAGAACCGGAGGTTTGATGATTCTGGAAAACTCACTTAAGCATGAAGAAAAACTCGCCCCCTATCTCAGCCGTGATGTCGATGATTACTGCTCTAACCGACCTCTGCCCGACGGATTGGATTTAGAAGCCACCACTGACAACAAAGTGTGGGGCGGCTGGCTTTCAAAAAACCCAGTCTCACTTCGAGAAAAATTAGGAGGTCGATGGCTCACCTCGCCAAAATTTGAAATGGGCGACCTACTTACGTTCTCCATGAAACTGGTCCATGGATCACTGGATAACCAAAGTGACCACATCCGCATTTCATCCGACACGCGCTATCAATTAGCGAGCGACCCTGCGGATGAGCGTTGGGTAGGACCAGCTCCGCGCGGTCATATTGGCTATCACAAGCGCGGGCGCGTTTGCTAG
- a CDS encoding substrate-binding domain-containing protein: MSAFEKQRVSDQVAEVLCSKIGKGVWPDYLPSERWLSDEFGVSRDQIHFAILKLRERGVIALENRKNRVLSSNEVKKGLDKVVVVTPHGLLDANHGFLYCIDHLRNALGGKGVPLYVETSSMLGKSVPDKRLKEVVSRHQNAVWLLHRASPEVQHWFQDKGLQVVVLGTAAEGVHSPFLDVDHTAAVRHALGVMRRAGHTLERVLFLRPSNQLVGVRSMELGYRAEMASLGLAPCAVSYRDYDRGLEQKLSSLFSNASLIDGVVVTSYRAAIFTCGWLAVEKGLIVGRDLSLLCLSDGPALALLHPSVAYYSMRSDRFSTKLVKVVTNILKGRLGEAVQVQLMPDYVKGDSICHIR; the protein is encoded by the coding sequence ATGAGTGCATTTGAAAAACAGAGAGTCAGCGACCAAGTAGCAGAGGTTCTTTGCTCGAAAATAGGCAAGGGCGTTTGGCCGGATTATCTACCAAGCGAGAGATGGTTGAGTGATGAGTTCGGGGTATCCCGGGATCAGATACACTTCGCCATTCTGAAGTTGCGCGAGCGGGGAGTGATCGCATTGGAGAATCGGAAGAATCGGGTTCTCAGTTCCAATGAAGTCAAAAAAGGTTTGGATAAGGTGGTCGTGGTCACGCCGCATGGTTTATTGGACGCAAACCATGGATTTTTGTACTGTATTGATCATCTGCGCAACGCGCTCGGTGGCAAGGGCGTGCCCCTCTATGTCGAGACCTCGTCAATGCTCGGAAAATCAGTACCTGACAAGCGCTTGAAAGAAGTGGTGTCGAGGCATCAGAATGCCGTTTGGCTTCTCCACCGGGCATCTCCTGAGGTGCAGCATTGGTTTCAGGACAAAGGACTTCAGGTTGTTGTCCTGGGCACGGCGGCTGAGGGTGTGCATTCGCCTTTTCTTGATGTGGATCATACTGCTGCGGTTCGGCATGCTTTGGGCGTCATGAGGCGAGCAGGCCATACGCTGGAGCGGGTGTTGTTTTTGCGCCCATCAAATCAACTGGTCGGTGTGCGGAGCATGGAATTGGGATACCGGGCAGAAATGGCGAGCTTGGGGCTTGCCCCCTGTGCGGTATCATATCGAGATTACGATCGTGGTCTGGAGCAGAAGCTAAGCTCCCTTTTTTCCAATGCCTCGTTGATTGACGGCGTAGTGGTTACTTCATACCGGGCCGCTATATTTACCTGTGGATGGTTAGCTGTTGAGAAAGGGTTGATCGTCGGGCGGGACCTTTCCTTGCTATGCCTTTCTGATGGGCCGGCACTGGCATTATTACACCCCTCGGTGGCGTATTATTCGATGCGTAGTGATCGTTTTTCCACGAAGCTGGTGAAGGTCGTAACTAATATACTGAAAGGTCGACTTGGCGAAGCTGTGCAAGTTCAATTGATGCCCGATTACGTCAAAGGCGATTCCATTTGCCACATTAGGTAG